In Spiroplasma sp. SV19, one DNA window encodes the following:
- the ruvX gene encoding Holliday junction resolvase RuvX, with protein sequence MARYYLGIDLGTKTLGLATSRGVIATSYGVYQFPEHDFLNAAQYLVTLIANEKITDLVIGYPKNMNNTIGPRAIMVDDFIVLLKSVLTTPVEIHLIDERLTTRQAHQIMLEANLSRQKRKSKKDSLAAQLILETFLQKKIKE encoded by the coding sequence ATGGCTAGATATTATTTAGGAATTGATCTAGGGACCAAAACATTAGGACTTGCAACTAGTCGTGGGGTGATTGCAACCAGTTATGGTGTTTATCAATTTCCTGAACATGATTTTTTAAATGCGGCACAATATTTAGTAACGTTAATTGCAAATGAAAAGATTACTGATCTTGTTATTGGTTATCCTAAAAATATGAATAATACGATTGGGCCACGTGCAATAATGGTTGATGATTTTATTGTTTTATTAAAATCAGTGTTAACAACCCCAGTTGAAATACATTTAATTGATGAGCGTTTAACAACACGACAAGCACATCAAATTATGTTAGAAGCTAATTTATCGCGTCAAAAACGAAAAAGTAAAAAAGATAGTTTAGCAGCGCAATTAATTTTAGAAACATTTTTACAGAAAAAAATAAAAGAGTAG
- the alaS gene encoding alanine--tRNA ligase yields the protein MTKLTANAIRRMWLDFFQSKGHYELPSVSLIPVDDPSLLWINSGVATLKPYFDGRKTPPAPRLTNSQKSIRTNDIENVGHTARHHTLFEMLGNFSIGDYFKKEAIVYAWEFLTDKKWIGFNPDKLYVTVYKDDQEAYDVWHKVIGLNPDRIIKGDKDTNFWEIGEGPCGPNTEIFYDRGEKYDPDHVGIKLLQEDLENDRYLEVWNIVFSQYNNNGDGTYTDLPRKNIDTGAGLERITSIIQETPTNFETDLFMPIIKAVEKLVDEKYHYDQTALFTGDTQQIKINTAFKVIADHLRAVTFAIADGAFPGNKDRGYVIRRLIRRASLYGKKIGLEQPFLYQLVQTVINIMSEYYTYLIEKQPIIEQAVLDEENKFLKTLEQGNKLFNEVKTKYGAISKEHAFRLFESYGFPIELIEEEAHEAGIKVDRVGFEKLLANAKEISRTNRKDIKAIHLQSELFTQLDVVSKFVGYEYEQVNNMEIVFMFANDQPVVELTNTTGYLILAETPFYAEKGGQAADHGLILKDDNTAYVLDVQQGPNKQHLHYVKVEGTLKKGDLVNASIDSDRRFYTRKNHSGTHLIHAALREVLGTHVMQTGSYNDDERLRIDITHNQAITAEEISAVEASVAKAICTAIPCEVIYTDMQTALEVHKALAFFTEKYDEEVRIVKFGTYSCELCGGTHVANSQDVEDLLVTGIESKGAGTFRIHAITSNKTIASYLNEQFLKEKTEAVNYLEKYNQGKTVLTDQQLEQIWTQISNLTVSKQNWKLLKQLVNQFKESFKHWQKQYDNVIIQDFVKQYHTLPLQENNGIQVLTHQFSTKVDVNALKVLVDDYKARYPKILIFFVDTTDSTQQKLVVGVSDALHNHYQAGRIIQQLNPLLDGKGGGNNSVAQSGFKDKSIIAELLADPLAFLQQHG from the coding sequence ATGACAAAACTTACAGCAAATGCAATTCGAAGAATGTGATTGGATTTTTTTCAAAGTAAAGGTCATTACGAGTTGCCATCAGTATCGTTAATTCCTGTTGATGATCCATCATTGTTATGAATTAATTCTGGGGTTGCAACATTAAAACCTTATTTTGATGGTCGTAAAACTCCTCCTGCACCACGATTAACAAATTCACAGAAATCAATTCGAACAAATGACATTGAGAATGTGGGACATACGGCTCGTCACCATACTTTATTTGAAATGTTAGGGAACTTTTCAATTGGGGATTATTTTAAAAAAGAAGCAATTGTTTATGCTTGAGAATTTTTAACTGATAAAAAATGAATTGGTTTTAATCCTGATAAATTATATGTTACTGTTTATAAAGATGACCAAGAAGCCTATGATGTTTGACATAAGGTAATTGGGTTAAACCCTGACCGAATTATTAAAGGAGATAAGGATACTAATTTCTGAGAAATTGGAGAGGGACCATGTGGACCAAATACTGAAATCTTTTATGATCGTGGTGAAAAATATGATCCCGACCATGTTGGGATAAAGTTATTACAAGAAGACTTGGAAAATGATCGTTACTTAGAAGTTTGGAATATTGTTTTTTCACAATACAATAATAATGGCGACGGAACTTATACGGATTTACCACGAAAAAACATTGATACCGGTGCTGGATTAGAACGAATTACTTCTATTATTCAAGAAACACCAACTAATTTTGAAACTGATTTATTTATGCCAATTATCAAAGCGGTTGAAAAATTAGTGGATGAAAAATATCATTATGATCAAACAGCATTGTTTACTGGTGATACACAACAAATTAAAATTAATACCGCTTTTAAAGTAATTGCTGATCATTTACGCGCAGTAACATTTGCAATTGCGGATGGTGCTTTTCCAGGAAACAAGGATCGTGGTTATGTTATTCGCCGGTTAATTCGTCGTGCTAGTTTATATGGCAAAAAAATAGGGTTAGAACAACCATTTTTATATCAATTAGTCCAAACAGTAATTAATATTATGAGTGAATATTATACTTATTTAATCGAAAAACAACCAATTATTGAACAAGCAGTTTTAGATGAAGAAAATAAATTTTTAAAAACATTAGAACAAGGAAACAAATTATTTAATGAGGTTAAAACAAAGTATGGCGCAATTTCAAAAGAACATGCTTTTCGTTTATTTGAAAGCTATGGTTTTCCGATTGAATTAATTGAAGAAGAAGCTCATGAAGCTGGCATAAAAGTTGATCGCGTTGGTTTTGAAAAATTGTTAGCAAATGCAAAAGAAATTTCACGTACTAATCGTAAAGATATTAAAGCAATTCATTTACAAAGTGAACTTTTTACACAATTAGATGTTGTTAGCAAGTTTGTTGGTTATGAATATGAACAAGTTAATAATATGGAAATTGTTTTTATGTTTGCAAATGATCAACCGGTTGTTGAATTAACAAATACAACGGGATATCTTATTTTAGCAGAAACCCCATTTTATGCTGAAAAAGGGGGACAAGCTGCTGATCATGGTTTAATTTTAAAAGATGATAACACGGCTTATGTTTTAGATGTCCAGCAAGGACCAAATAAACAACATTTACATTATGTAAAAGTGGAAGGGACCTTAAAAAAAGGTGATTTAGTAAACGCTTCAATTGATAGTGATCGCCGGTTTTATACGCGAAAAAATCATTCTGGAACGCACTTAATTCATGCTGCATTACGAGAAGTTTTGGGCACACATGTTATGCAAACTGGTTCTTATAATGATGATGAACGTTTACGGATTGATATTACCCATAATCAGGCGATTACTGCGGAAGAAATTAGTGCTGTTGAAGCATCAGTGGCAAAAGCTATTTGTACTGCAATTCCTTGTGAAGTAATTTATACTGATATGCAAACAGCATTAGAAGTGCACAAGGCTTTAGCTTTTTTCACAGAAAAATATGATGAAGAAGTTCGAATTGTTAAATTTGGAACTTATTCATGTGAACTTTGTGGGGGGACCCATGTTGCTAATTCCCAAGATGTTGAGGACTTATTAGTAACGGGAATTGAATCAAAAGGAGCCGGAACATTTCGAATTCATGCCATTACATCAAATAAAACCATTGCTAGTTATTTAAATGAACAATTTCTAAAAGAAAAAACTGAAGCAGTTAATTATTTGGAAAAATATAATCAAGGTAAAACAGTTTTAACTGATCAACAGTTAGAACAAATTTGAACTCAAATTAGTAATTTAACTGTTTCGAAACAAAATTGAAAATTATTAAAACAATTAGTAAATCAATTTAAGGAAAGTTTTAAGCACTGACAAAAACAATATGATAATGTTATTATTCAAGATTTTGTAAAACAATATCACACCTTACCATTGCAAGAAAACAATGGTATTCAAGTTTTAACACATCAGTTTTCAACAAAAGTTGATGTGAATGCTTTGAAGGTCTTAGTTGATGATTATAAAGCACGCTATCCTAAGATTTTAATTTTCTTTGTCGATACAACTGATTCAACACAACAAAAATTAGTGGTTGGGGTTAGTGATGCTTTACATAATCATTATCAAGCTGGTCGGATTATTCAACAATTAAACCCATTACTTGATGGTAAGGGGGGCGGAAATAATAGTGTTGCGCAAAGTGGTTTTAAAGATAAAAGTATTATTGCAGAATTACTAGCAGACCCACTTGCGTTTTTACAACAACATGGCTAG